The following proteins come from a genomic window of Pyxidicoccus sp. MSG2:
- a CDS encoding type I polyketide synthase has product MSASLEQEEDLSAHVAVVGLACRFPGAANAEEFWSNLADGVESITFFGPDGRPREQPPGESAVGEEVPAFGLVADADGFDAAAFGCSPLEALMLDPQHRVFLECAREALEDAGYDPARYRGAIGLYAGGSETSYLSALRARRELLAGASDWQLRLATGVDFLTSRVAYKLGLRGPAVTVQTACSTSLVAIHLAAQALLAGDCDIALAGGASVHVPPRFGHYSEGGPLSPDGRCRAFDARAQGTVGSNGAGLVVLKRLADALADGDTVRAVLRGSAINNDAAGKIGFTAPSVEGQARVIETAQRAAGVAPGSITSIEAHGTGTRLGDPIELAALTKAFGTRQRHFCWLGSVKTNIGHTDAAAGVAGFIKTVLALEHRKLPPSLNFEQPNPEIDFEHGPFRVNTQLRDWDTGGLPRRAGVSSLGIGGTNAHAVLEEAPAPLASERSRTPQLLVLSAHGPAALARAVDRLGNHLRQHPEVSLGDVAWTLQVGRPAHAHRWFAVGQDTPEVLLALAEQQGSPGDARLEPGERPVVFMFSGHGGQHVGMGRELYATQPAFREAVDECRAHLTPLLGFDLRTVLHPETADAAALERASARMGEFVTGQLSVFVIEYAVARLWKRWGVKPAAVVGHSLGAYAAATVAGVFSLADALHLVLERSRILASLPAGAMLAVPLPESELAPLLQAGLSLAAVNGPAQCTVSGPVADIEALQSRLAARGVESRLLRIPGAGHSHLVEPSLAAFTACVQRVERRPPQLPWVSDLTGAAVSEEQAVDPAYWAAHLRHTVRFGDALGTLLAGPASILLEVGPGRTLATLARQHPGAGTHLTVATLPHPADDTSDGVSALTAAGRLWAAGVPLAWQGLHAGARRRRVPLPTYPFERQRYLVEAPDTSALVVAQAGEGSVPGAPRSDVASVSPSDGPALPEDPTVRHIATAFAEVLGLPRVGLHDNFFEKGGDSLMAAQLIARLRPHVSTPLRVKAIFRAPTVARLARFIEESSSAASPTSPPSSK; this is encoded by the coding sequence ATGAGTGCCTCCCTGGAGCAGGAGGAGGACCTCTCCGCGCACGTCGCGGTGGTGGGCCTGGCGTGCCGGTTTCCCGGCGCCGCCAACGCGGAGGAGTTCTGGTCCAATCTGGCCGACGGCGTCGAGTCCATCACCTTCTTCGGCCCGGACGGGCGCCCCCGCGAGCAGCCGCCCGGGGAGAGCGCCGTGGGCGAGGAGGTGCCCGCCTTCGGCCTCGTGGCGGACGCCGACGGGTTCGACGCGGCGGCTTTCGGCTGCTCGCCCCTGGAAGCCCTCATGCTGGACCCGCAGCACCGGGTGTTCCTGGAGTGCGCGCGGGAGGCGCTGGAGGACGCGGGGTATGACCCTGCTCGCTACCGCGGCGCCATCGGGCTCTACGCTGGAGGGAGCGAGACGTCCTATCTGTCCGCGCTCCGGGCCCGGAGGGAGCTGCTGGCGGGCGCCAGCGACTGGCAGCTGCGGCTGGCCACGGGCGTGGACTTCCTCACCAGCCGGGTGGCCTACAAGCTCGGGCTGCGCGGCCCCGCCGTCACCGTGCAGACGGCCTGCTCCACGTCCCTGGTCGCCATCCACCTGGCCGCCCAGGCGCTGCTCGCGGGGGACTGCGACATCGCCCTGGCTGGAGGCGCGTCGGTGCACGTGCCGCCGCGGTTCGGCCACTACAGCGAGGGCGGGCCGCTGTCCCCGGACGGCCGCTGCCGTGCGTTCGACGCGCGCGCGCAGGGCACCGTGGGCAGCAATGGCGCCGGGCTCGTGGTGCTCAAGCGGCTCGCGGACGCCCTGGCGGATGGGGACACCGTTCGCGCCGTCCTCCGGGGCTCGGCCATCAACAACGACGCCGCAGGGAAGATTGGCTTCACCGCGCCGAGTGTGGAGGGACAGGCCCGCGTCATCGAGACCGCGCAGCGCGCCGCCGGGGTGGCGCCCGGGAGCATCACCTCCATCGAAGCCCACGGTACCGGCACGCGGCTGGGAGACCCCATCGAGCTCGCCGCGCTGACGAAGGCCTTCGGCACCCGCCAGCGGCACTTCTGCTGGCTGGGCTCGGTGAAGACGAACATTGGCCACACGGACGCGGCGGCGGGCGTGGCTGGCTTCATCAAGACGGTCCTCGCGTTGGAGCATCGGAAGCTGCCCCCCAGCCTGAACTTCGAGCAGCCCAACCCGGAGATAGATTTCGAGCACGGCCCCTTCCGTGTGAATACGCAGCTGCGGGACTGGGACACCGGCGGCCTTCCACGGCGGGCTGGCGTCAGCTCGCTGGGCATCGGAGGTACCAATGCCCACGCCGTGCTGGAGGAGGCGCCCGCGCCGCTGGCCTCCGAGCGCTCGCGCACCCCGCAACTGCTGGTGCTGTCGGCCCACGGCCCCGCCGCGTTGGCCCGGGCCGTGGACCGGCTCGGCAATCACCTGCGCCAGCACCCGGAAGTCTCCCTCGGCGACGTGGCCTGGACGCTCCAGGTGGGCCGCCCCGCGCACGCGCACCGGTGGTTCGCGGTGGGCCAGGACACCCCCGAGGTCCTCCTCGCGCTGGCGGAGCAGCAGGGCTCTCCGGGCGACGCGCGGCTGGAGCCAGGGGAGCGTCCGGTGGTGTTCATGTTCTCCGGCCACGGTGGCCAGCACGTGGGCATGGGCCGGGAGCTGTACGCCACGCAGCCGGCCTTCCGCGAGGCCGTGGACGAGTGCCGCGCGCACCTGACACCCCTCCTGGGGTTCGACCTCCGAACGGTGCTCCATCCCGAGACCGCGGACGCGGCCGCGCTCGAGCGGGCCTCCGCGCGGATGGGGGAGTTCGTCACCGGTCAGCTCTCCGTCTTCGTCATCGAGTACGCGGTGGCGCGGCTGTGGAAGCGCTGGGGCGTGAAGCCCGCCGCGGTGGTGGGACACAGCCTGGGGGCCTATGCCGCCGCCACGGTGGCCGGCGTGTTCTCCCTCGCGGATGCCCTGCACCTGGTCCTGGAGCGCTCGCGCATCCTCGCCAGCCTGCCCGCGGGCGCCATGCTGGCCGTGCCGCTGCCCGAGTCCGAGCTGGCACCCCTGCTCCAGGCCGGGCTCTCCCTGGCGGCGGTGAACGGGCCCGCGCAGTGCACGGTGTCCGGCCCGGTGGCGGACATCGAGGCCCTCCAGTCACGGCTGGCGGCGCGCGGCGTGGAGTCGCGCCTCTTGCGCATCCCGGGCGCCGGGCACTCGCACCTCGTCGAGCCGTCACTGGCCGCGTTCACCGCCTGCGTCCAGCGCGTCGAGCGGCGTCCCCCCCAGCTTCCATGGGTCTCCGACCTCACCGGCGCCGCCGTCTCCGAGGAGCAGGCCGTGGACCCGGCGTACTGGGCCGCGCACCTGCGCCACACCGTCCGCTTCGGTGATGCGCTGGGCACGCTGCTCGCGGGCCCGGCCAGCATCCTCCTGGAGGTGGGCCCCGGACGGACCCTGGCGACGCTGGCGCGCCAGCACCCCGGCGCGGGCACGCACCTCACGGTGGCCACGCTCCCTCACCCCGCGGACGACACGTCTGACGGGGTCAGCGCGCTCACCGCGGCCGGGCGCCTGTGGGCCGCGGGAGTTCCGCTCGCCTGGCAGGGACTGCACGCGGGCGCGCGGCGCCGGCGGGTGCCCCTGCCGACGTACCCCTTCGAGCGCCAGCGCTACCTCGTCGAGGCGCCGGACACGTCCGCTCTCGTGGTGGCGCAGGCAGGCGAGGGGAGTGTGCCCGGCGCGCCCCGGAGCGACGTGGCCTCCGTGTCCCCATCCGACGGGCCAGCGCTTCCCGAGGACCCGACGGTGCGCCACATCGCCACCGCCTTCGCGGAAGTCCTGGGGCTGCCTCGCGTCGGCCTCCACGACAACTTCTTCGAGAAGGGGGGCGACTCGCTGATGGCGGCGCAGCTCATCGCGCGGCTGCGCCCGCATGTCTCCACGCCCCTGCGGGTGAAGGCCATCTTCCGCGCCCCCACCGTGGCCCGGCTGGCCCGCTTCATCGAGGAGTCCTCGTCCGCCGCCAGCCCGACCTCACCTCCGTCCTCGAAATGA
- a CDS encoding N,N-dimethylformamidase beta subunit family domain-containing protein — MNRREVLKAGVLTTGTLLAGTSSDAQAQAAPLLEGYPSSTSVLQGGTLGFHLNHTGGAATFAVAIFRVGPDVPAILHSGQGQVASEAIPTNAFSVGCGWPVRYGLTVPSHWPSGVYTARFTVGTAWTDLLFIVRPAVPGATSRILFQVATTTSQAYNNWPERLGGKSLYDFNSSGQVRSPAVSLERPIEPFARFFDAYEVWFVRWLEKRGISAEYCTSVDLHRDPALLDAYQLFLSVGHDEYWSWEMRDTVEAFVNNGGNAAFFSGNTCWWQIRFDSRTAPRQLLCYKDGADPALSTNPSRATLNWFEPAGPNRPENRLTGLSYRAPGGATRTPPAGAPTPAAVDFVVRNSLSWVFEGTGLGNGNTFGADVTGYEMDAALFEAVNDVPVRVTGLDGTAHSFDILATADARTWVGSGLIPGWGFLGLFQNNGTVFNVGTTDWAQGLRAFVEAGAPPNAVCRITENVVGRLSVVKTAAQRAARPVYQYHFAQLNGDGVRHHFSTSPFVNDGWLYDGPAFHAYQSAQPGTVPLYQYYAIQTNGDGVRFMLSSNPSVGQGWTLTGVAFHAYPQAVTDPTHGATVTVYEYYRFQTNGDGVRFFYSTQASVGQGWTLTGRGFHALPRS, encoded by the coding sequence ATGAACAGGCGGGAAGTGTTGAAGGCAGGCGTCCTCACGACAGGCACACTCCTCGCGGGGACTTCGTCCGACGCGCAGGCCCAGGCGGCGCCGCTGCTGGAGGGCTATCCCTCCAGCACGTCCGTCCTCCAGGGCGGCACGCTCGGGTTCCACCTCAACCACACAGGCGGCGCGGCTACCTTCGCCGTGGCCATCTTCCGCGTGGGGCCCGACGTGCCCGCCATCCTCCACTCGGGCCAGGGCCAGGTCGCGAGCGAGGCCATTCCCACCAACGCCTTCTCCGTGGGGTGTGGCTGGCCCGTGCGCTACGGCCTCACGGTGCCGTCCCACTGGCCGAGCGGCGTCTACACCGCGCGCTTCACGGTGGGCACGGCCTGGACGGACCTCCTCTTCATCGTGAGGCCCGCCGTCCCTGGCGCCACGTCGAGGATTCTCTTCCAGGTCGCGACGACGACGTCCCAGGCCTACAACAACTGGCCCGAGCGGCTGGGCGGCAAGAGCCTCTATGACTTCAACTCCTCGGGACAGGTCCGCTCCCCCGCCGTGTCCCTGGAGCGGCCCATCGAGCCCTTCGCGCGGTTCTTCGACGCCTACGAGGTCTGGTTCGTCCGCTGGCTGGAGAAGCGGGGCATCTCCGCCGAGTACTGCACGAGCGTCGACCTGCACCGGGACCCGGCCCTGCTGGATGCCTACCAGCTCTTCCTGAGCGTGGGCCATGACGAGTACTGGTCCTGGGAGATGCGGGACACCGTCGAGGCGTTCGTGAACAACGGCGGAAACGCGGCGTTCTTCAGCGGCAACACCTGCTGGTGGCAGATTCGCTTCGACTCGCGCACCGCGCCCCGGCAACTGCTCTGCTACAAAGACGGCGCCGACCCCGCGCTGAGCACCAACCCCTCGCGCGCGACGCTGAACTGGTTCGAGCCCGCGGGCCCCAACCGCCCCGAGAACAGGCTCACGGGGCTGAGCTATCGCGCTCCGGGCGGAGCGACCCGGACTCCGCCTGCCGGCGCTCCGACGCCTGCCGCCGTCGACTTCGTCGTGCGCAACTCCCTGTCCTGGGTGTTCGAGGGTACGGGGCTCGGCAACGGCAACACCTTCGGCGCTGACGTCACCGGCTACGAGATGGATGCGGCCTTGTTCGAGGCGGTCAACGATGTGCCCGTGCGCGTCACCGGACTGGACGGCACGGCGCACAGCTTCGACATCCTCGCCACGGCGGACGCACGTACCTGGGTGGGGTCGGGCCTCATTCCCGGCTGGGGCTTCCTGGGCCTCTTCCAGAACAACGGGACGGTGTTCAACGTCGGCACCACGGACTGGGCCCAGGGGCTCCGAGCCTTCGTGGAGGCCGGCGCGCCGCCCAATGCCGTCTGCCGCATCACCGAGAACGTGGTGGGCCGCCTGAGCGTCGTGAAGACAGCAGCCCAGCGCGCGGCGCGGCCCGTGTACCAGTACCACTTCGCCCAATTGAATGGAGACGGGGTCCGGCACCACTTCTCGACGAGCCCCTTCGTCAATGACGGCTGGCTCTACGACGGGCCCGCCTTCCACGCCTACCAGTCCGCGCAGCCAGGGACGGTGCCCCTCTACCAGTACTACGCCATTCAGACGAACGGCGACGGGGTGCGGTTCATGCTTTCGTCCAACCCCAGCGTGGGGCAGGGCTGGACGCTGACCGGGGTCGCCTTCCACGCGTACCCGCAGGCGGTGACGGACCCGACCCATGGCGCCACCGTCACCGTGTACGAGTACTACCGGTTCCAGACGAACGGAGACGGAGTGCGGTTCTTCTACTCGACCCAGGCCAGCGTGGGGCAGGGCTGGACGCTGACAGGCCGTGGCTTCCACGCCCTGCCGCGCTCCTGA
- a CDS encoding tenascin-X, with protein sequence MMRFLMTLVVGLWVGACGGVMTGEEPVAEDTPLEQADQALRCGFCGDNYCCPGVESSATCPNDCGQPFCGDGVCNTNESSATCPNDCGVLHVCGDGVCNGGETGGTCPADCGGQPYCGDGVCSTGEGNMNCPADCPCGLGKCW encoded by the coding sequence ATGATGCGATTCCTGATGACCCTGGTGGTGGGCCTGTGGGTGGGCGCGTGTGGCGGAGTGATGACGGGCGAGGAGCCCGTGGCGGAGGACACGCCGCTGGAGCAGGCGGACCAGGCGCTGCGCTGTGGCTTCTGCGGCGACAACTACTGCTGTCCCGGAGTCGAGTCGAGCGCCACCTGTCCGAACGACTGCGGACAGCCCTTCTGCGGCGATGGCGTCTGCAATACCAATGAGTCCAGCGCCACCTGCCCCAACGACTGCGGCGTCCTGCATGTCTGCGGCGACGGTGTCTGCAACGGGGGTGAGACGGGCGGCACCTGCCCCGCCGACTGCGGCGGTCAGCCGTACTGCGGCGACGGCGTCTGCAGCACCGGGGAGGGCAACATGAACTGCCCCGCCGACTGCCCCTGCGGACTGGGGAAGTGCTGGTAG
- a CDS encoding non-ribosomal peptide synthetase, whose translation MSPPLVHQLVERRATELPSHVAVGHAGDSLTYAALNAQANRLAHALLALGAGPDSIVGVCLPRSAELVVAVLGVLKAGAAWLPLEPSTPPERLRYMVASAGVKAVIGTGPAVARLALEGTQVLSPSGPELASFSAVNPGIRVLPDHLAYVIHTSGSTGLPKGVMISHRALSAFTAYHCGTFALSPADCVGVIASLGFDASVMSILPSLAAGVRLELPVDEETRLSPRKLQEWLLARGITFVFLPTPLAERVLPLPWPEACALRLLLTGGDRLHLRPRPGLPFQLVNGYGPAECTIYCTSDVVPPGGESREEGLPSIGRPIDGAELYLLDSELRPVGAGETGELFIGGPGLARGYVGAPDLTAERFIPNPFSRTGGERLYRSGDLGRALPDGSLEFLSRSDRQVKVRGIRVEPAEITAALLTHPHVGAAHVMARSTEALEEGRDVSFVAWFAPRDARAVPGTEQLREHLRAWLPEAMMPRTFVVVDALPLGPNGKVDLQALPAPAVHAPRSRAYVAPRTELERGLARVWQEVLRLEQVGIQDDFFELGGHSLLATQITTRIEDALRISLSLRELFAHPCIARLAEVLESRCTAPAKDVLPAVVRAADPQRAPLSVQQEQVWFLQKLSPGSISYQAQTTLRVLGGLNLAVLERALTEIARRHELLRTTYEEVDGRPWQRVLPVTPVRVPLLDLSGLPGDERERRREEAIREELRRPLSLFEPPLVRWSAIRLAPDEHELVLVEHHVVHDGASFSVLMRELDALYNAWLRGEESPLPELPVQYRDFAAWQRSVLDSPAMKAQLAFWRERLAGAPEVLPLRTDHPRPRVQSFNGDLLRLELPPALPGALRTFCQQEGVTLFNALFAAFATLLHRYTGEQDLCIGSAFAARAGIRNVENLIGMFVNAVVLRCDVSGAPSFRDLVRQVRELTAAAAEHQTYPFLKLVEALGVKRDPSRNPLVQAMFSFHDSAVPSPQLGGAASTIFERGNGSSKVDLDVVAIPHAGRYLGDPARGDARISLIWEYNRDLFDRATMERMSAHFLRLLEAAVASPGTPVSRLPMLSGAERHALLVERSGPPSEPPVHHQVLAQALRTPGAVAVRDEAGTLTYSELVRRATLLAEHLRPRGADVDAVVGICVPRGADLVTAELGVMLAGAAWLPLDPEHPAERLALILADAGVRQVVTSRALRARLPATLERVCVEDFRAPGTPRGDLPTDVRPGQLAYVMYTSGSTGRPKGVMVEHGSLAHLVGWHRRAFGLDANSRTTLLYSPAFDPSAAEVWPALTAGATLHVPGQDVRLSPERLQAWLLSERITFTDLPTALAERLLALPWPASCELRTVLAGGDRLHARPAPGLPWRLFNQYGPTETTVTATSCEVPSAGSDAALPAIGQPIDGATAYVLDAELQPVPPGVAGELYVGGAGVARGYLNRPDLTAACFIPDPYSSRPGARLYRTGDRVCSRPDGALEFLGRMDAQVKVRGFRVEPAEVSALLRTCPGLAEAHVRAWSAPGGEPRLVGYLVPRAGQAVPSPARLREHLARELPAYMIPSAYVELGALPLTQSGKVDERALPEPAPVTQAPQAPLASELERQLAGLWCETLRLERVGAEDNFFDLGGHSLLLAQVQHLLKSRLGHDVPMVKLFEFPTVRALAGHLQGQDDGGEAAAALEHREQQQRSGRGRLLGRRERLASDSSREEAE comes from the coding sequence TTGTCGCCCCCCCTCGTCCACCAGCTCGTCGAGCGACGAGCGACCGAACTTCCCTCACATGTCGCGGTAGGCCACGCGGGCGACTCCCTCACCTATGCCGCGCTGAACGCGCAGGCGAACCGGCTGGCGCATGCGCTGCTCGCGCTGGGCGCCGGGCCGGATTCCATCGTCGGTGTCTGCCTCCCGCGAAGCGCGGAGCTCGTGGTGGCCGTCCTGGGTGTGCTCAAGGCGGGAGCGGCCTGGCTTCCGCTGGAGCCGTCCACCCCGCCCGAGCGCCTGCGCTACATGGTGGCTTCCGCGGGGGTGAAGGCTGTCATCGGCACGGGGCCGGCGGTGGCGCGGCTTGCGTTGGAAGGCACCCAGGTCCTCTCTCCCTCGGGACCGGAGCTCGCGTCATTCTCAGCCGTGAATCCGGGCATCCGCGTCCTGCCGGACCATCTCGCCTACGTCATCCACACCTCGGGCTCCACGGGGCTGCCCAAGGGGGTGATGATCAGCCACCGCGCCCTGTCCGCCTTCACGGCGTACCACTGCGGCACGTTCGCGCTGTCGCCGGCGGATTGCGTCGGGGTGATTGCCTCGCTGGGCTTCGACGCGTCGGTCATGTCCATCCTGCCCTCGCTGGCCGCGGGCGTGCGCCTGGAGCTCCCGGTGGACGAGGAGACCCGCCTGTCGCCCCGGAAGCTGCAGGAGTGGCTGCTGGCCCGGGGCATCACCTTCGTCTTTCTGCCCACCCCTCTCGCCGAGCGTGTGCTCCCGCTTCCCTGGCCAGAGGCCTGTGCCCTGCGCCTGTTGCTGACCGGGGGAGACCGGCTGCACCTGCGCCCCAGGCCCGGGCTGCCCTTCCAGCTCGTGAATGGCTATGGCCCCGCCGAGTGCACCATCTACTGCACCTCGGACGTCGTCCCGCCCGGCGGGGAGTCGCGCGAGGAGGGCCTGCCGTCCATCGGCCGTCCCATCGATGGAGCGGAGCTCTACCTCCTGGATTCGGAGCTGCGGCCGGTGGGGGCGGGTGAGACGGGGGAGCTCTTCATCGGAGGTCCGGGCCTGGCTCGCGGGTACGTGGGCGCGCCGGACCTCACCGCCGAGCGCTTCATCCCCAACCCCTTCTCCCGCACCGGCGGTGAGCGCCTGTATCGCTCGGGGGACCTCGGCCGCGCGTTGCCGGATGGCTCGCTCGAGTTCCTCAGCCGCTCGGACCGACAGGTGAAGGTCCGCGGCATCCGCGTCGAGCCCGCGGAGATTACCGCCGCCCTGCTGACCCATCCGCACGTGGGGGCCGCGCACGTCATGGCGCGGAGCACGGAGGCTCTGGAGGAGGGCCGGGACGTCTCCTTCGTGGCGTGGTTCGCGCCGAGGGATGCGCGCGCCGTCCCCGGAACGGAGCAGCTCCGCGAGCACCTCCGGGCCTGGCTTCCCGAGGCCATGATGCCGCGGACGTTCGTCGTGGTGGACGCGCTTCCGCTCGGCCCCAACGGCAAGGTGGACCTCCAGGCGCTCCCCGCTCCGGCAGTCCACGCGCCCCGGAGCCGTGCGTACGTCGCGCCCCGCACGGAGCTGGAGCGCGGGCTCGCGCGGGTGTGGCAGGAGGTGCTGCGCCTGGAGCAGGTCGGCATCCAGGACGACTTCTTCGAGCTGGGAGGCCACTCCCTGCTCGCCACGCAAATCACCACCCGCATCGAGGACGCGCTGCGCATCTCCCTGTCACTGCGGGAGCTCTTCGCCCACCCGTGCATCGCCCGGCTCGCTGAGGTGCTGGAATCTCGGTGTACCGCTCCCGCGAAGGACGTGCTGCCCGCCGTGGTCCGCGCGGCCGACCCCCAGCGGGCGCCGCTCTCCGTGCAGCAGGAGCAGGTCTGGTTCCTCCAGAAGCTGTCCCCCGGCAGCATCTCCTACCAGGCGCAGACGACCCTCCGCGTGCTGGGCGGGCTGAACCTGGCGGTGCTCGAGCGCGCCCTGACGGAGATTGCCCGGCGCCACGAGCTGCTGCGGACGACGTACGAGGAGGTCGACGGCCGGCCGTGGCAGCGCGTCCTGCCGGTGACGCCGGTGAGGGTTCCCCTGCTCGACCTGAGCGGGCTGCCCGGGGACGAGCGGGAGCGTCGGCGGGAGGAGGCCATCCGCGAGGAGCTGCGGCGGCCCCTCTCGCTCTTCGAGCCGCCGCTGGTCCGCTGGAGCGCCATCCGCCTGGCTCCGGATGAGCATGAGCTCGTCCTCGTCGAGCACCACGTCGTCCACGATGGTGCGTCCTTCTCCGTGCTGATGCGGGAGCTGGACGCGCTCTACAACGCCTGGCTGCGCGGAGAGGAATCGCCGCTGCCGGAGCTGCCGGTGCAGTACCGCGACTTCGCCGCCTGGCAGCGCTCGGTGCTCGACTCCCCGGCCATGAAGGCCCAGCTCGCCTTCTGGCGCGAGCGGCTGGCCGGCGCGCCCGAGGTGCTGCCGCTGCGCACCGACCACCCGCGGCCGCGCGTGCAGAGCTTCAACGGCGACCTCCTCCGGCTGGAGCTTCCTCCCGCCCTCCCTGGCGCCTTGCGCACCTTCTGCCAGCAGGAGGGCGTCACCCTCTTCAACGCCCTCTTCGCCGCCTTCGCCACGCTGCTGCACCGTTACACCGGGGAGCAGGACCTGTGCATCGGCTCGGCCTTCGCCGCCAGGGCAGGCATCCGGAACGTCGAGAACCTCATCGGCATGTTCGTCAATGCCGTCGTCCTGCGATGTGACGTCTCAGGCGCGCCGTCGTTCCGGGACCTGGTCCGCCAGGTGCGCGAGCTCACCGCGGCGGCGGCGGAACACCAGACGTATCCCTTCCTCAAGCTGGTCGAGGCCCTGGGCGTGAAGCGCGACCCCAGTCGCAACCCGCTCGTCCAGGCCATGTTCAGCTTTCACGATTCGGCCGTGCCCAGTCCCCAGCTCGGCGGTGCCGCATCCACCATCTTTGAGCGTGGCAATGGCTCCTCGAAGGTGGACCTGGACGTCGTCGCCATTCCCCATGCGGGGCGGTACCTGGGTGACCCGGCGCGCGGGGATGCCCGCATCTCGCTCATCTGGGAGTACAACCGGGACCTCTTCGACCGCGCGACGATGGAGCGGATGTCCGCCCACTTCCTGCGGCTGCTCGAGGCCGCGGTGGCCAGCCCCGGCACTCCGGTGTCGCGCCTGCCGATGCTCTCCGGTGCGGAGCGCCATGCCCTCCTGGTGGAGCGAAGCGGCCCTCCCTCCGAACCCCCGGTGCATCACCAGGTCCTGGCGCAGGCCCTGCGGACGCCCGGTGCGGTGGCCGTGCGCGACGAGGCGGGGACGCTCACCTATTCGGAGCTCGTCCGGCGCGCGACGCTGCTGGCCGAGCACCTCCGCCCGCGGGGCGCGGACGTGGACGCGGTCGTCGGCATCTGCGTGCCGCGCGGCGCCGACCTGGTGACGGCCGAGCTGGGCGTCATGCTGGCCGGCGCCGCCTGGCTGCCCCTGGACCCGGAGCACCCCGCGGAGCGGCTCGCGCTCATCCTCGCCGATGCCGGCGTTCGCCAGGTCGTTACCAGCAGGGCACTCCGGGCGCGGCTCCCCGCCACGCTGGAGCGGGTGTGCGTCGAGGACTTCCGCGCCCCCGGCACGCCGCGCGGCGACCTCCCCACCGACGTGCGGCCCGGGCAGTTGGCCTACGTCATGTACACCTCCGGCTCCACGGGCCGGCCCAAGGGGGTGATGGTGGAGCACGGCTCGCTGGCCCACCTCGTCGGGTGGCACCGGCGCGCCTTCGGCCTGGACGCGAACAGCCGCACCACGCTCCTCTACTCTCCTGCCTTCGACCCGTCCGCCGCGGAGGTCTGGCCGGCGCTGACGGCCGGCGCCACGCTGCACGTCCCCGGACAGGACGTGCGCCTGTCCCCGGAGCGGCTCCAGGCTTGGCTCCTCTCCGAACGCATCACCTTCACGGACCTGCCCACGGCGCTCGCCGAGCGTCTGCTGGCCCTGCCATGGCCCGCTTCGTGCGAGCTGCGCACGGTGCTCGCGGGCGGAGACCGGCTCCACGCGCGTCCGGCCCCCGGGCTGCCCTGGCGGCTGTTCAACCAGTACGGCCCCACCGAGACCACCGTGACGGCCACCTCCTGCGAGGTCCCTTCCGCTGGCTCGGACGCGGCACTGCCCGCCATCGGTCAGCCCATCGACGGGGCCACGGCGTACGTCCTGGATGCCGAGCTGCAGCCGGTGCCCCCGGGCGTCGCGGGAGAGCTGTACGTCGGCGGCGCCGGGGTGGCGCGGGGCTATCTGAACCGCCCGGACCTCACCGCCGCGTGTTTCATCCCCGACCCGTACTCCTCGCGCCCTGGCGCGCGTCTGTACCGCACCGGAGACCGCGTCTGCTCCCGGCCGGACGGTGCGCTCGAGTTCCTGGGCCGCATGGACGCGCAGGTGAAGGTTCGCGGCTTCCGGGTGGAGCCGGCGGAGGTCTCCGCGCTGCTGCGCACGTGTCCGGGGCTCGCCGAGGCCCACGTCCGCGCATGGAGCGCCCCGGGCGGAGAGCCACGGCTGGTCGGCTATCTCGTCCCCCGGGCCGGCCAGGCCGTGCCTTCCCCGGCGCGGCTGCGCGAGCACCTCGCCCGCGAGCTGCCGGCCTACATGATTCCCTCCGCCTACGTGGAGCTGGGGGCGCTGCCGCTCACCCAGAGCGGCAAGGTGGATGAGCGGGCCCTGCCCGAGCCCGCCCCCGTGACGCAGGCGCCCCAGGCCCCGCTCGCGAGCGAGCTGGAGCGCCAGCTCGCCGGCCTCTGGTGCGAGACGCTGCGCCTGGAGCGGGTGGGCGCGGAGGACAACTTCTTCGACCTCGGCGGACACTCCCTGCTGCTGGCGCAGGTGCAACACCTCCTGAAGAGCCGCCTGGGACACGACGTGCCCATGGTGAAGCTGTTCGAGTTCCCCACCGTCCGGGCGCTCGCCGGGCATCTCCAGGGTCAGGACGATGGTGGGGAGGCGGCCGCCGCGCTGGAGCACCGCGAGCAGCAGCAGCGGAGTGGGCGCGGGCGCCTGCTGGGCCGCAGGGAGCGGCTGGCGTCGGACAGCTCGCGGGAGGAAGCGGAATGA